One genomic region from Cucumis melo cultivar AY chromosome 9, USDA_Cmelo_AY_1.0, whole genome shotgun sequence encodes:
- the LOC103483017 gene encoding probable inactive purple acid phosphatase 27 isoform X1: MFKLLFLLISLFFPYSSSSLHPLVVDSEKLHLNSTAISDFRLLNRRSLISCPINLNPYIKLEVISKSKNSLLDEEFINVVVTGVSIPSIDHWVALITPSNANVDGCPENKALYLQTGDLSSLPLLCHYPVKAVYLRSDPDYLRCKKRECKKRVGNNCVIQTCNATVSFHVINFRTDVEVAMFGGGFTSPCLYLRSHPLPFLNPNAPLYGHLSSLDSTATSMRLSWVSGNKNPQQVQYGKDGTIKKTSLVSTFSQNDMCDTPLIQSPAKDFGWHDPGFIHSAVMTQLQPSTTYSYRYGSDSVGWSNQTTFRTPPAGGGGNDFHFIAFGDMGKAPLDSSSVEHYIQPGSISVVEAMKEEVERGEIDGVFHIGDISYATGFLVEWDFFLHLINPIASRLPYMTAIGNHERDYVKSGSVYSLTDSGGECGVPYETYFQMPNNGKDKPWYSIEMASIHFTIISTEHNFSINSPQYEWMKSDMASVNRSRTPWLIFMGHRPMYSSIRGLPTSVDHNFVDEVEPLPLQYKVDLALFGHVHNYERTCSVFEDNCKAMPFKDSNGIDTYDHNNYTAPVHAIIGMAGFKLDEFPPFNVERWSLVRVKKFGYLRGHATMEELSLEMVNADTREVEDSFKIIKSSNSTPN, encoded by the exons ATGTTCAAACTTCTCTTCCTACTTATTTCACTCTTCTTTCCatactcttcttcttcattgcaTCCCTTAGTTGTTGACTCCGAAAAATTGCATCTTAATTCTACTGCCATTTCCGATTTTCGACTTCTCAATCGAAGGAGTTTGATAAGTTGTCCTATAAACCTAAACCCTTATATCAAACTTGAAGTCATCTCCAAATCCAAGAATAGTCTTTTGGACGAGGAGTTCATCAATGTCGTTGTTACCGGAGTTTCGATTCCGTCGATTGATCATTGGGTCGCTTTGATCACACCGTCAAATGCAAA TGTTGATGGTTGTCCAGAGAACAAAGCTCTTTATCTCCAAACGGGTGATTTAAGTTCCCTTCCTCTACTTTGTCATTATCCAGTCAag GCAGTTTATTTAAGGAGTGATCCAGATTACCTACGGTGTAAAAAGAGAGAATGCAAAAAAAGAGTGGGAAACAATTGCGTAATACAGACATGTAATGCAACCGTGTCATTCCACGTCATAAACTTCAGAACCGACGTGGAAGTGGCCATGTTTGGCGGCGGCTTTACGTCCCCTTGTCTTTACCTCAGATCACACCCTCTCCCTTTCCTCAATCCTAACGCTCCATTGTACGGACACCTCTCTTCTCTTGATTCCACTGCCACTTCT ATGAGATTGAGCTGGGTTAGTGGAAATAAAAATCCCCAACAAGTTCAATATGGGAAAGATGGAACAATAAAGAAGACCTCTCTAGTTTCTACTTTTTCCCAAAATGACATGTGTG ATACACCACTGATCCAAAGTCCAGCAAAGGATTTTGGCTGGCATGACCCAGGTTTCATTCATTCAGCAGTAATGACACAACTTCAACCTTCTACCACCTATTCTTATAGATATGGAAG TGATTCAGTTGGTTGGAGTAACCAAACAACATTTAGGACACCGCCGGCCGGCGGCGGAGGAAATGATTTTCATTTCATTGCATTTGGTGATATGGGAAAGGCTCCTCTTGATTCTTCTTCAGTTGAGCATTACATTCAG CCAGGGTCGATCTCAGTGGTGGAAGCAATGAAAGAGGAAGTAGAAAGAGGAGAAATAGATGGAGTGTTTCATATTGGAGATATAAGTTATGCAACTGGTTTCTTAGTCGAATGGgatttctttcttcatcttatTAATCCCATTGCTTCTCGCCTTCCTTACATGACTGCCATTGGTAACCATGAGAG GGACTATGTTAAATCAGGATCAGTATACTCATTGACAGATTCAGGAGGAGAATGTGGAGTTCCATATGAAACATATTTTCAAATGCCAAATAATGGTAAAGATAAGCCTTGGTATTCCATTGAAATGGCTTCCATTCATTTCACTATCATTTCTACTGAGCATAATTTCTCTATCAATTCACCCCAG TATGAATGGATGAAAAGTGACATGGCATCCGTTAATAGGTCAAGAACACCATGGCTCATATTTATGGG GCATAGACCCATGTACTCTTCGATACGTGGACTTCCTACTAGTGTGGACCACAACTTTGTTGATGAAGTAGAACCACTTCCCCTCCAATATAAG GTTGATTTGGCTTTGTTTGGGCATGTTCATAACTATGAAAGAACATGTTCTGTGTTTGAAGATAATTGCAAAGCAATGCCTTTCAAAGATTCAAATGGGATTGATACTTATGATCATAACAACTACACTGCTCCTGTTCATGCAATCATTGGCATGGCTGGATTCAAGCTCGATGAATTTCCTCCCTTTAAC GTAGAGAGATGGAGTTTGGTTAGGGTTAAAAAGTTTGGTTATTTGAGAGGACATGCAACAATGGAGGAACTAAGTTTAGAG ATGGTGAATGCTGATACAAGAGAAGTAGAGGATAGTTTCAAGATTATAAAAAGTTCAAATTCCACACCCAATTGA
- the LOC103483017 gene encoding probable inactive purple acid phosphatase 27 isoform X2, translating to MFKLLFLLISLFFPYSSSSLHPLVVDSEKLHLNSTAISDFRLLNRRSLISCPINLNPYIKLEVISKSKNSLLDEEFINVVVTGVSIPSIDHWVALITPSNANVDGCPENKALYLQTGDLSSLPLLCHYPVKAVYLRSDPDYLRCKKRECKKRVGNNCVIQTCNATVSFHVINFRTDVEVAMFGGGFTSPCLYLRSHPLPFLNPNAPLYGHLSSLDSTATSMRLSWVSGNKNPQQVQYGKDGTIKKTSLVSTFSQNDMCDTPLIQSPAKDFGWHDPGFIHSAVMTQLQPSTTYSYRYGSDSVGWSNQTTFRTPPAGGGGNDFHFIAFGDMGKAPLDSSSVEHYIQPGSISVVEAMKEEVERGEIDGVFHIGDISYATGFLVEWDFFLHLINPIASRLPYMTAIGNHERDYVKSGSVYSLTDSGGECGVPYETYFQMPNNGKDKPWYSIEMASIHFTIISTEHNFSINSPQYEWMKSDMASVNRSRTPWLIFMGHRPMYSSIRGLPTSVDHNFVDEVEPLPLQYKVERWSLVRVKKFGYLRGHATMEELSLEMVNADTREVEDSFKIIKSSNSTPN from the exons ATGTTCAAACTTCTCTTCCTACTTATTTCACTCTTCTTTCCatactcttcttcttcattgcaTCCCTTAGTTGTTGACTCCGAAAAATTGCATCTTAATTCTACTGCCATTTCCGATTTTCGACTTCTCAATCGAAGGAGTTTGATAAGTTGTCCTATAAACCTAAACCCTTATATCAAACTTGAAGTCATCTCCAAATCCAAGAATAGTCTTTTGGACGAGGAGTTCATCAATGTCGTTGTTACCGGAGTTTCGATTCCGTCGATTGATCATTGGGTCGCTTTGATCACACCGTCAAATGCAAA TGTTGATGGTTGTCCAGAGAACAAAGCTCTTTATCTCCAAACGGGTGATTTAAGTTCCCTTCCTCTACTTTGTCATTATCCAGTCAag GCAGTTTATTTAAGGAGTGATCCAGATTACCTACGGTGTAAAAAGAGAGAATGCAAAAAAAGAGTGGGAAACAATTGCGTAATACAGACATGTAATGCAACCGTGTCATTCCACGTCATAAACTTCAGAACCGACGTGGAAGTGGCCATGTTTGGCGGCGGCTTTACGTCCCCTTGTCTTTACCTCAGATCACACCCTCTCCCTTTCCTCAATCCTAACGCTCCATTGTACGGACACCTCTCTTCTCTTGATTCCACTGCCACTTCT ATGAGATTGAGCTGGGTTAGTGGAAATAAAAATCCCCAACAAGTTCAATATGGGAAAGATGGAACAATAAAGAAGACCTCTCTAGTTTCTACTTTTTCCCAAAATGACATGTGTG ATACACCACTGATCCAAAGTCCAGCAAAGGATTTTGGCTGGCATGACCCAGGTTTCATTCATTCAGCAGTAATGACACAACTTCAACCTTCTACCACCTATTCTTATAGATATGGAAG TGATTCAGTTGGTTGGAGTAACCAAACAACATTTAGGACACCGCCGGCCGGCGGCGGAGGAAATGATTTTCATTTCATTGCATTTGGTGATATGGGAAAGGCTCCTCTTGATTCTTCTTCAGTTGAGCATTACATTCAG CCAGGGTCGATCTCAGTGGTGGAAGCAATGAAAGAGGAAGTAGAAAGAGGAGAAATAGATGGAGTGTTTCATATTGGAGATATAAGTTATGCAACTGGTTTCTTAGTCGAATGGgatttctttcttcatcttatTAATCCCATTGCTTCTCGCCTTCCTTACATGACTGCCATTGGTAACCATGAGAG GGACTATGTTAAATCAGGATCAGTATACTCATTGACAGATTCAGGAGGAGAATGTGGAGTTCCATATGAAACATATTTTCAAATGCCAAATAATGGTAAAGATAAGCCTTGGTATTCCATTGAAATGGCTTCCATTCATTTCACTATCATTTCTACTGAGCATAATTTCTCTATCAATTCACCCCAG TATGAATGGATGAAAAGTGACATGGCATCCGTTAATAGGTCAAGAACACCATGGCTCATATTTATGGG GCATAGACCCATGTACTCTTCGATACGTGGACTTCCTACTAGTGTGGACCACAACTTTGTTGATGAAGTAGAACCACTTCCCCTCCAATATAAG GTAGAGAGATGGAGTTTGGTTAGGGTTAAAAAGTTTGGTTATTTGAGAGGACATGCAACAATGGAGGAACTAAGTTTAGAG ATGGTGAATGCTGATACAAGAGAAGTAGAGGATAGTTTCAAGATTATAAAAAGTTCAAATTCCACACCCAATTGA